Below is a genomic region from Streptococcus salivarius.
ACAAGTAATCCCTATTTTAATTCTTGGATTTGTTTGAGAACTGCTTGGTAGGCTTTCTTCACTTCCATCTGCTTTCTCATCGATTTTTCTGCATACATTTGCTTCTTAAGACGTTGAGCTTGCTTCTCCAGATTTTCTAGTTTTTTCGTCAGCTCAACCGACTCTTTCAAGTTACCGTCCAACTTACTTTGAAGCTGATTTTTACCCATTTCCTTAATCAGCATTTCATAGACTTGGTCTAAGTCATTGCCTTCAAGTTGGATTTGACAATCCTCTTTTGTACGGAAACGGCGGATAATTTTGAAATGCCGTCCATCTTTTTCTTGTGCCAGAGCTTCCTTGTAATGAATCA
It encodes:
- a CDS encoding DUF4391 domain-containing protein, with amino-acid sequence MIQFPDYTCLPTPHVLYRPHKKGNRDFFDNLALTKQEKQALRNQIRLIQVTHQIDSQTTNIPGGNIVKQIMVLEIHLNQQEFTTSLLEKMDERLGLYTVFVLKFPLGKEELLIHYKEALAQEKDGRHFKIIRRFRTKEDCQIQLEGNDLDQVYEMLIKEMGKNQLQSKLDGNLKESVELTKKLENLEKQAQRLKKQMYAEKSMRKQMEVKKAYQAVLKQIQELK